In Syntrophus gentianae, a genomic segment contains:
- a CDS encoding acyl-CoA thioesterase produces the protein MKKNIAKVRVMYADTDAMGIVYHTNYIKWFEIGRSEFLREIGVLYSRMEEEGFNLPLTEVYCQYLLPAVYDQIILIETEIAYVNRASLRFNYRLLDEHQEKTFVEGYSIHACTTREKKIVRLPKHILEILKAHAPSEEKTRRNS, from the coding sequence TTGAAAAAAAACATAGCTAAAGTCCGGGTCATGTATGCTGACACGGACGCTATGGGGATCGTTTATCATACAAACTACATCAAATGGTTTGAAATCGGTCGATCGGAATTTCTGAGAGAAATCGGCGTTCTTTATTCCCGAATGGAGGAAGAGGGATTCAATCTCCCGCTTACCGAGGTGTATTGTCAATATCTATTACCGGCCGTCTATGATCAGATTATCCTGATTGAAACGGAAATCGCGTACGTCAACAGGGCAAGCCTAAGGTTTAATTATCGGCTTCTTGATGAGCATCAAGAAAAAACTTTCGTTGAAGGCTATTCGATTCATGCCTGTACAACCCGGGAAAAGAAGATCGTTCGACTCCCGAAACATATTCTAGAAATACTCAAGGCCCATGCGCCATCAGAAGAAAAAACCAGGAGAAATTCATGA